The genomic DNA TCAATTAGTGATGGAGAATTTTGCTTGGCCATTTTAGGCAGAAGTGCAGAACTGtaaggacattaaaaaaaaaaaaaggttatttttttaattaccattCTATTTAATTCCAAACTGTTAATGAAAGAGAACAATATTAAGGCCTTTTCTATGGGATCCCAGATCCATACgttatttcattttgttcattCTTTATTAATAAGAACAGGTTACTGATGAGTGGAGGCTCAAAGCAAATGATCAAGAACTAGAACCCTTTCCTGCAgagttttataaaataaagtattgCAATGTTCTTCTGGCTTCTCCACAGGTCAGATCCTCAGTTTGTGAACAGTCATAGCTCTCAAAAGCACCTTAAGAGCATCTTAAATGTATGAGAGTGTGCCCTCATATTTAGCCTGAATATTTACATTGTTGTAGTTACGATACTGCAACTGTCTACTATATTAACTATTAAACTATCCTTAATGTCACTGTAAATATTCCCTCAGGtgattagaaaatatttagtatGATTTTTGTATCTCTGCAGATGGTATAAGTTAGTGAAGAAAATCTGTATTGTTACACAGAGTGACATCAAATTCTCAAGAAAATGCATTGAGCCTGGCACAGGTGCATCCTCAGGCCCAATATACTAAATGGCACACAGATGATACACAAACTGTGCCTGAAGGTTGGCAGCCTTGACTAGGAAACCACATCTAACAGTTTATCTAACACTTTATGTTTAGGGCTGTTGCACTGGTTGTCCCCACACCCCTCACTTCTTGCCTCTATCCCACCCAAGCACCACACACCTCCCAACACCAAGCAGGCCTGTCCCTGAGGCACATAGTCCCAAActctcatagaatcacagaacatggcagataaaactaacactagaagcaatgtaggcccactgatgaatggggtaggtgccctggtgacagaagatacagagaaggcagagttactgaatgccttctttgtctctgtctactctgccggaggctgtcctgaggagccccttacccctgaggccccagaggaaggcaggacaatggaggagtttgccttggttgatgaggactgggctagggaccaattaagcaatctggacacccATAACTCCATGGATCCAGATGGGaggcacccacgggtgctgagggagctggctgaggcacgaggatggagccaggctcttctcggtgacaaccaatgataagacaagggataatgggtataaactggaacacaggaggttccatttaaatttgagatgGTGcctgagcactggaacaggctgcccagggaggttgtggagtctccttctctggagacattcaacccgcctggacaccttcctgtgtaacctcatccaggtgttcctgctccagcagaagaattggactagatgatctttcgaggtcccttgcaatccctgacattctgtggttctgtgtgtgattctgtgaatagtttgagttggaagggaccttcaaagctcatctagtccaaccccctgccatgagcaggaacatcttcacctagatcaggttgctcagagccccgtccagcctggcctggaatgtctccagggatggggcatctaccacctctctgggcaacctgggccagtgttttaccaccctcattgtaaaaaacttGTTCCTCGTgcctagcctgaatctcccctcctttagtttaaaaccattactccttgtgctgtcgcaacaggccctgctaaaaagtgcCTCCAAAGGCAAGGAGTGGAGAagagagcagagccaggagctcTGAAACGATGATGCGACCTCCAGCTCGCGGTGGCTGGACAGGGAgggcgggaagggcagggaggtgaggggaagggagaggagggcGAGCAGCACCGGCCGCCCCCTCGCACACTCGCTCCCCCTCAGAGGCTCCCGCCAACAGCCAGGGAGCATCGGCCAAGGGCTGGGTGCTTCGTGGTGGGACCCATAGCCGTAGTGCAGCCCAGCTTGTCCTGCCGCAGGGGCAAGTttgctcagctttttttttcttttttgcatctAAGTCCCCCGAGTTGCCTGATTCGTTGtattaaactgcatttttttttggtcacaatTTGTGCATGTTCGACACACGCTGCAGAGAACACAAGTTTTAACTGAGCACCATTGGGTTATGAGGAAGAGGAACTGTGTTCCAGTGTCTCCTGCTCCGCTCCGAGCCCTGGTTTATGGCCACAGACTTGTCTTGCACCCACTCGTGTTCCTCTGGACCCCAAGTTGAGGAAATTTAACCCTAAATCCCACAATTGTTATAATTTAACTGCTTATCTCAGCATACAATCTGtttatttcatccttttttttttttttaaatggcagaagCCGAATATAATACTTCAGCTGGAGACATAATATCAGTTTGCCATTCTTCAATATTGTTTTGTATCCCGGATATTTTCTGATCTTTTCCTTATCctttctcagcatttttcaccaaaaaaggaactccagtaatttttttttttcttccttagtcTGGTTGAAGATAAGAAAATGGTTGTGTTGGTTTCTCTCTGTCAAGTCTTCCTGTTAATTTTTAAGGACCTTGTCCAGCTGTATTTGACAGTGGGGCAGAAAGCCTCGGAGATAACAAATTTTTGCAGGCTTTATGAAAATTGGTGTCTGGGTGGAGGAAAGACAAGATGGGTTCGCTTTGGGAGGGACAGGCTGAAATATTCAGTTCTAATCCCtctgcccagcctctgctggaaggaaaagcaggagagaaatggGGGGGCACTCCTAAGGTGTGTTCTGGACCTGGCAGAAGTGTAGGTTTACTGCAGTTGCAGGGAAGGAATGAACAGTGGACATAGGACAGTAATTCAGGAAATCAGATTTTATTAATTCCtctattcattaaaaaaaaaaaaaatcttgtcccTTTCTTCAGTTGTTATATACTTATCTATTATGCCTACAATTTTAGCACAGCTGAGAAACCATATTTATGATCATACGATTCTTCAACAAAGCCTGATACAAATCCCTCATTCCCTCACTTGCCTTTTGACGTTTGCATTGTCCTGTCAAAACATTTAGACTTTTTTGCAAAGCTCTGCGAAATTTCTGACCACTCTGAGGAGAAATTGCCGTCCTCATTTTGAGCCTGCAGCCCTGAAGAGTGACCTCTCGTAACCTCCCTATCTGGGTCCTTTTGAATGTGCCTTTTCTTGACCGATTGCCAAATTCCGCACTGGAACATGCGGTTACAGCTCAGAAAAGGAAACTCTTTCAGTCTGCGCAAGTGTTCCTTAAAAttcttcttgttcttgttctgtttttctatgCCGTGTGCTTCTGAATCGGTTTGAGATTGTGCAAAGCCGGTGCATTAGCACGTTCGGATTGCAGCAGCGAGCTCCATGTCAGGGTTAATGCTGCTTCCGGGTTTAGTGTTACCCAGGCACTTAATCATGTTGGTGCCTTTCAGGACAGTTTATTTCCTGTGGCTACTGACAATAACAAAGCAGGGGCTCAtcataaagaagaaatacaggTTCCCGCTCCAGTCTTACCTAGAATAGGAATTTCCATCTTGTTCAGCTGCAGGACTGGCAGTGAGAAGTGAGTTATATAAAGCTAGCAGTGTGTGTCTGTATCAGATGATATCTTCCAAGAGTTTAAAAGGATTGTCTACCTGTGTAAGTAAATTCCTGTGCTTTAAACTTCGAGTTTGTTTATGAGAACTGCATGTACTTCAAAATTTTCATTGTTAGTGctgatttctgtttcttcaacCTTGTCTAAACAGCCCTGAGTTAAGAGAGgcagaatgttttattttagtccACTTTAAGAggtttttacttatttttttcttttttcccctcttttttttgtctttgctatTGTTGAAATTTTATTAGACGTGCTCTCATGGCTGTTTATTTAGGATGCTTtaatggtttgttttctttttctgggcaTCTCACTCTGgcagattttaaatatttcttcccttttaaatTTTCCCAAAATGATGTCTGTTCTCTGTGTTCCTGTAAGAAGATAAAGTGACCAAAAGGATGCAAAGGTGCAGGAAATTGCCAGCAATCCTGtctcaaacagaaaagagattttaGAATTAGATTTCTGGGGTTTTGGAAAGTTGCTttttagatgtatttttttatttttttattttttttagcatgaaCTCTTTTTCTCTACTGTTTGGTTGTATTTCCTTTGTTGTTTCTGTTCCATATTCACtttgtctttctccttttcactcTTGTTACCGTCTTCACCTCTCCTCTCTACTTATTATCGattgttttctttgatttttctttttctacgAATCTTTGTAATGTCAGAGTTTCAGAGAGTGAAACAGCTAGTGGGTGGCCTTGGCTTCAAGCTTGTGCAAGTATTTGTCTTGCATTGTGTACTGAAATGAGCAACTCCTTAATAAATACACTTAATCTTTCCTGATGTGGTTATGTGCAGCGAGACTTTCCATGGGACACTGGGACTGTAGAATGCGTTACTTAAAACCTGAATAACCATGAATGCATTTCTCTTAAGCTAAAGCATTGCTATGCTTGGCAAGCCTGTATTTTGAGAAGAGTTTTACTTAGAGGACTTAGAAAGCAGTGAAAAAATTTTATTATGACTGTAAGCAAGTTTACTTCTGACACCACTGACCTCAGCAGGACTCTGTGATGCAAAACTGGAAAGATACAAGAGTGAATCAGCCCCATAGTTTCTTTGTGTACATGCCAATAATTGCCCCTTCTTGCATTATACACACAACTTAATAACAATGCAGGCAATTACCTCTCCCGCTGAAAACACTTTCCTTCCACCCTTTCTTTGGTGGTATttttctggggaggaatgaggacaGCAATGATCTCTACCTACCTTACACTATTGACACGTCTGAAGTGGAGCAATAATCTGTTTTTCCACTACAACCCTCTGTTGTGCTGTCTTTGGTGGGGCTATTAACTACACCTAGATTGGGGCCATGTCATACTCTTACAGGCCTCCCACAAAGAGTGTCAGGGTAGGGAAGGAAATATCCTGATTTCCCAAGTCATTGTGTTTGACATGAGTCTGTTTTGACACTGTTTTCTTAGCAGGCTGTTTTCTCTAAATTCTCTTATCAGCTGTGTGTAAATGAtactctgagcaaaatcaagaGTCATAAATTCCTTGGCACATTTCGATACTTTTAGTTCACCTGTTTTGATAGTCACTAATTAATCTTTGTAAGCATTCAACTTGCAGAAAGTAAAACATCATTTTCAGTCaagattgtttttcttccagtctgGGGGAAAGAACGATGAAGAAAACGGagaatgttttctgtaaaaCCTACACTGAATAAACAAtccatcaaaaccagaaaggccTTTGACCTCTCATTTGAGTGTAGAAACTCTGGGAATCCATTGTCAGCCATAAAATGTGAAGGAGGACACCAAGTCCAGCATAGTGGTAGGCCTCAAGTATACAcagaagcaatattttttcaagatAATGAAGTGTTGTGAAGCCAGAGCATGGGTGTAGTTACACGAGAATGAGGACTCGGGGCAGGAAAATAATGCCAGGCATCATCTGATACGATTAGCTCTAGTAGCAGAGCATTGATTTCAAAGACTTAAAAGATTCTGAAGTACTTTGTTAAGGAATTAATATTTATGCACAATTTGCtactgtgcaaaaaaaaaaatgatggtgTTAAGGAATACTCTAGATTATTATAGGATCTTACGACTGGTGATGAAGCTGTATGTACTTCTTCTAGACCAATCACAGAGCTTAGTCATGAAATCTGAATAGCCATCTGTTCAAGGTTGCCAAAGCAAAGTGATCTAGTCTTTTGTTGCAGACTTCTGGAGGCTTGCACTGGAAACTGAAAAACTGtcagagacagagaaaataagGCACTTCTGAGAGGATCTGTAAAATAAGCTCTTACAGCAACAGAGAGGAAGAGATGGGTGGACAAGTTTCCACACGTAGGCAGCCTAGCCGGGCTCAGATcaacaaagagcagaaaatgaaaaccaaaccaaaccaaaccaaaccaaaacaccaataACAGCAAAACACCAAAACTGGAATTATACCATGGGCTACAAGACAAGCCATGAACTGTGAGATGATTTTGGATAAGCTTAACATGTCTTGATTTCAGAGCAGAGTGTAGCCAGCATAGTGAAAAAGCCAAGGTAGTAGGTCGTGCACAATATTAAATCGTTTTCATTTAGTTCTGTGTACTTCTTGCCTTACTAGGTAAAGTTTCAGTAACCTGTGCTGAGTTCCTGTGCGTGTTGAAAAGAAGAACTATACCGATCATGTGCCCCTCCACACAGAAGTCAGAAATTAGCAAGTCAATACTTTTGATAACACAAAAGGGAGAAGATCAGAAGGTCTTGTGAAGGCCTGTGGGAGACATGTGATGGCGCTCCCAGCACAGCAACCCTGCTGCCAGGACGGGTAGCAGACATGAGCTCCACCTCAGCCAAAACCGTGTAAAATGCCTCCAAAAAGTTGTTACAGAAACTCCCTCAGCAAGCTGAGGGACCTCTGTGTTTGGTTCCCCTCATGGGAATTTGAGAAGGGCAGAAGGGCCCAGTAGTCAGAGGTCAAGAAGGCGCATTAAGCTAATGTGGGTTAATTGAGTCAATAAATCTGTTATGTACTAACCTTTTATCATCCTTGATCTAGGGAAAACCCGAGGTAGGCGGGGTGGTAGGGAAATCCCtaagtatttaaatacataataatTCCCATTTCTGccactttgcttttgctgcaaTTTCTTTTGATGCAGTAAGGATATCCTAAGATAGTAGTTTCTTCTATGCCACTTTCTCTACACAGTGTCACTGAATGCATTAACTTAACAACATAAGTTTGGACTAATAACATGTTTGGACTAATGGTGCCATTTTACctttttgattgtttttcatgttttgtcaCAGGCTATTTGCCAGCTGTGGGAATCTCTAAATATCCTTAAATATGGTGGAAGCCGTACTGATAGATCTGTTCAGCCTCCCAGCCAATTTGGAGAACATTCAAGGATTACTATGTGACACACTGCAAACTATTGAGAAATGCTCTTCTATCCCTGCTCCATTTGTTTATGTCATCTGCCGCCAGAGGCAGGGGAGTGAAAGGAAGAGTGAACATGAGTCCTTGCTTCCAGCTCTGGGAGATTTTCAGAGTCTGAAGAAAAGGCTGGAGGTGGTATGTGCTCTGActacagctgctgctttatACACCATCAAACAACAACTAGATGAAAAAGACATAAGCATAATCAAAATTATACTCCCTACCTTAAGAAAAGACTTAATGAAAGTATATATAGACCATCTCTTTACAGCAGTCTACCAGTTTGAATTTGAGGATTTACAGGTGGCATCTGATTGTAAAAACCTGCAGACAGCTGAACCTCGAAGTGAAGAGCAAACGCTTCCTACACAGGACGTGGAACTCATCCGAAGTGAGATTCAGATGTACTTGGAAAGCCTGCCGAGCCTGAAAGGggagctcaccatcctcaggtCTTCCCTCATCCCAGGTAAAGAGAATCCCAGTTAACAGATTTTAGAGTCTGTTCCTAAACATTCTTCTTCAAGCAAATTACAAAATGGGTAAGATTTGGAAATATGCTCAGGCAGCAAATAACTCTATATGATGTTGCAATAGTGTCTATATGATGTCTGTAAGAGGGCTAAGTGTCAATAGAGATACATCAAAAGGCTGGCAAGTCTATTCCAAGCCAGTGGCATGATCAGAGTGAAGTGAGGCCCAGGTTTAGTGAGAGCATTACTGCAAACAGTAAAATCTCCTTGCCTCTCTGTGGGAATTACACACTTTGTAAGTTACCACCATCTTCTGGAAAGGCAGATCAGGAGTTTCTCCTGGTCTGCAGCCTAAAGTATGTCTGGTTAATCAGACTGATGTCTCAGTGTCCCTGCCATGGCATGACCCAGTTTACTGCAGCATGTCTCTCAAGTGGTGTGATTATGGGGTCTCAGGATTCAGAGAACAACTGAGAGGTTTGCTACCGCAAAAATTTCTCTTTCCCTAAAAATGTGTCTGAAATGACCCAGAACCTGAAAGGAACATGAGTTACTTAAAGCCATCTTTGTCATCATTGTGCTTCAAGATTTTGACAGTGATTTCGAAAGGATCACATGACACAAAAGAGATTTTGAATCTGAACTCTGATTAAGTCACTGAGCTTGTCAGCTGTTAAGGCAGCAAAAATACCAGTTATGGGACTGTCTTTCTGTGTTCAACCTTGCCACACAGAAACCCATCCCCTGCCACCTCCCAAAACACTGATTGCATTTGGTGAATGAGGCCACAATGAAGGATCCATGTGGTAAAAACAGAGGATTTTTTAATAATGCTAGAAATTCTCAGTGCTTTCAGTGTAGAGAAATGTTTGAGATTCTGCGAAGTCTTGAGGACTAGTACTTAATTTGCCAAAAGAGCTTAGGAGATGCCACCTTAGaatgttgctttaaaaatctgctcTCATTTTCCTCAGAGAGTTCCCTCTTTTCTAGGGTTTGAACTACAATTTTGCAAAAATTCAGACTAAGTCTGCCAGGACTCTTTCTTGCTCAAACTCATTGACCTCAGAGGATTATAATTACGAGCAAGAAGAAAACTTAGAGTCCTTAAATTTAAATACCACAGCTAAATATGAGGTAAAGCAATATTCAACTTGATTGGCTGACTCCAGGTCTCTTCAGTATAAAACAACATAATATTTGGACTGGTCTTGTATTTAAAGCAAttatttgttgtcttttttgCTTTGCCAGATGATATCTTCCTACATGGGTTCACCACAAGGACAGGTGGGATCTCCTACATACCAACTCTAAGCTCCTGCAACCTCTTCAGCAGTTCCAAGCGGAGGGACCCACAAGTTGTTGTGAAAGAAAACCTCCGCCGGCTAGCTAACGCTGCAGGATTTAACCCAGAGGCTTTTCACAGAGTCAAGGTATCTTATAAAACAATATATCTATGTAAACAGATCAGATCTTCATTCATGTGTCACTGGCTAAAACTGTAGGAATTATTCTTACCATTCTCAGCAAGAACTTGTGAGAAGCAGGAAAATTAAATCATTTATGGTGGCAGTTTATCGGTGGGAACAGTCACCCAAACTATGAGTCATTTGGCACTTTGTGGAGAATAAGCACCAAGAATATTCTAACATTTAACTTTCCA from Caloenas nicobarica isolate bCalNic1 chromosome 1, bCalNic1.hap1, whole genome shotgun sequence includes the following:
- the LACC1 gene encoding purine nucleoside phosphorylase LACC1; translated protein: MVEAVLIDLFSLPANLENIQGLLCDTLQTIEKCSSIPAPFVYVICRQRQGSERKSEHESLLPALGDFQSLKKRLEVVCALTTAAALYTIKQQLDEKDISIIKIILPTLRKDLMKVYIDHLFTAVYQFEFEDLQVASDCKNLQTAEPRSEEQTLPTQDVELIRSEIQMYLESLPSLKGELTILRSSLIPDDIFLHGFTTRTGGISYIPTLSSCNLFSSSKRRDPQVVVKENLRRLANAAGFNPEAFHRVKVDHASAVYVMGKTEPDSYDGIVTNQKGVTIAAPGADCIPVLFADPVRKACGAAHSGWKGTLLGVSMATVNAMVSEYGCNMKDILVVLGPSVGPCCYKLPHESAKEFHRIDPKCVRLFDSASPYIDIRRATRILLESGGILPENIQDDSVTDQDQNVTFCTACHPDKFYSNFRDGTNFGTQIGFISIKD